TCTTTGCAGTTTCCAGCTCATAAATTCTCTCTAAAATAGTTATCACTCTCATCAGTCGGGCTCTAGCCTGCATCtattcctttcctttctctatCCCTCTTCCTGTGTTAATTCATACTTTGCAGTCGACTGTGtatgtgttaaaatgtgtattAGGTTTCCACACTACCAGCAGGCAGTTAAAGTGGCATTTTCTAGCTGTGTTATATGTATCAGtgctgttttgtctttttttcttcccttggTCCAACATTGTGAATCAAATTTTTTGTGAAACAATACTCATCACAATTATAAAGATCtgctgatgtcacttcctgtttctcctccctctccctctgtgctcCCAGCTGAGAGACGAGGAGCTGTCGAAAGAGAGTCAGGAGTCTAACTGGTTTTCAGCGCCCTCGGCTCTCCGAGTCTACGGTGAGAAAACGTCTTTGTGTGAACGTGTCGCATCTCTCAGTGCTCGAGAGTCATGCAGCACAGATCATTTTCAGCACCGAATAATAAGATACTGTGGTTTCtacattatatacatatataaaatcTGTACCAGCTAAAAGACTTTCCTGTACTGTACTGTCTTTGTCTGGTTTGGTCCATTTCAAGACATTTTCTTGGAATGACCTTTCCTGTCAGCTGTGAGTAGATTTTGACCAAGTAATTATCTTCTTTTACCaccactttatttattattgccCAGGTATAAAATGGAACATTTCATGGGGATTAAATACCTCATTGAAAACTGAATTTACTCTATCTCAAATTATCTCTAGTTTTGGGCAACACCTGAAGACAATGATGATGCATGGTTACCACATTACCTCCAGCATGTTTTTTGCCTCAAAAGATGTttgctttattcatttatttatgttgggtgtaataaaaaaacccagattttatcttttttttctttttggatgtCTGTAGTGTACCCACACGTGACCATTCTggggttttttgtttgtttagtttttttattatttattttttttattaacctttatttaaccaggaaaggttccattgagattaaaagtctctttttcaagggagtcctggccaagacagaacagcaacacaaacGACGAACAAGTCAAACCAGAACAGACACGAGACACACCGataatattacaacacatagtAGTCTAAAAAATGCTAAAAGTACAATACAAATGTCAtgaaatcaacaacatcagctAAAAAAACTACACCTGGATGATTCATTCTCTTGTTCTTTCaatgtggatttaaaagcattcaaagagATCAGATCTTTGAGTTTCTAAACATTCCGCTCAGAGGGTGCTCAGTAGCCAAACGCCCTATTCCCTATCTCAGTATGAACATTTGGTACTGATAAGATATAAAACTCTAGAATGCAGCGAGTATTGtccatcacatttttaaaaaatgttctttgtgtgtgtctgtacaggCCAGTATCTCAACCTGGACAAGGACCACAACGGCATGTTGAGCAAAGAGGAGCTTTCACGCTACGGCACGGCAACGCTCACCTCAGTGTTCCTGGACAGAGTGTTTCAGGAGTGTCTCACCTATGATGGAGAAATGGTATGACCAACAACAGCACCGGTAGCAGACTAGTGGCAGACAAACAGATTGGTGATAAATTAAAGTACAGCTCCAGTTCTGGAGCTGGatcatttggtgttttgttgaCAGAACTCACACATCATTGCATAGGTGGTCAAATGGTTTGATATCTATATACATCAAAGCATTCAGTGCCCTCGTCTGCAGTTGTTTGTCCTCTCCATTTattcagacttttcttttaattcctcatctgtctgcatgtgtatctctccctctgtctcaggACTATAAGACCTATCTAGACTTTGTATTGGCGTTGGAAAACAGGAAGGAGCCAGCAGCGTTGCagtatatttttaaacttttggacATGGAGAATCAAGGATACCTCAATGTCTTCTCCCTCAACTATTTCTTCAGGGTATCAGCTGCACAtccctcacacaaacacaccgatGACATGCACAGAATACCACTATGTTACTCATCCACTAGTCAGTTCTTCCAAGTCATCCCAGTTCCAGACTATATAAGACAGGACATAGCTTGTATTGTTTATCATGTTTGTATAGTTATGAGAAGTACAACAATATTACACACCACAGCCACGCTCACTGTTTAATGTTACTGCCGTGTGCTCGTTTTCAGGCCATTCAGGAGCAGATGAAACTCCACGGACAGGAGCCTGTCTCCTTCCAGGATGTCAAGGTAtattctacacacacaaacacaccactcCTTGTATACGACCTTGTTATAATTACAGCAGTAATGTGAcgtgaaacaaacattttgataaCTGTCTCTCCTCAGGATGAGATCTTTGACATGGTGAAGCCTAAAGACCCCTATAAGATCACCCTCCAGGACCTGGTAAACAGTTGCCAAGGTGATACAGTCACCAGCATCCTGATTGACCTCAACGGCTTCTGGACCTATGAGAACAGAGAAGTGCTGGTCGCCAACGACAacgacagcagcaacacagctGACCTCGACGACACCTGAAGATGATTTGAAGACACTCCTGTCACCAAAGGGTCACAGTTTCAGTCCCAAACCTGAAAGCCAAGTGTCCCGTTGAACTGAAGTGACCTCAAAGGCTGACTCAGGCCCATCTGGTTACTCTTGAGGAGATGAATAGAAGTGGATGAATGAGCTTAATGGAAGGAGGAAAGCCAGACACGGTGCTTTGTGTGAATATTGTTCTCGGTTCCTGCCTGTTGCTTCCTGTAAAGAAGACTAATAtacatgtttttgtcactgaccttcttaaaataaatatttcctaTCTGACGATGCCTTCTTCATATATTATCCCactgaaatcaaacaaagagctcaaataaaaacatataatgaaCAACTGATTAAACTCAAAGTGgctatttaatattaataacgAATCAAGTGACCTCTCAACTCTACAGAGCTCTTGATggtcattgttttggttggtGTGCCATTTTTGGCCAAAGCAGGCAGCTGTGTTTTGGTTGGTGTGCCATTTTTGGCCaaagcaggcagctgttttcaacaGAAAAGCTCTAACAACCCGCTGTACACCACAGGCCAAGCAAAATGTGGGAAATAGACACGTAGCTGGTGAATATGGTGTAGTGTTTAGCAGCTTAAGAGACAGATAGTCCCCTTAGGAAGCTAAAAAATTAGTGAATGTTAGACACGAGTCTGCATGAATAATAATGTTGCCTTGTAACTGTTTGCCAAAAAGGTGACATGTCAGTATTTTGTTAGACTTTTTCCCCAATTTCTCCGAGGCACATGACAACTCCGTCAACACTTGTACTGTAGTTTAACTGTCAGTAGGTTCTAGCAGAAACACGTACGAGTTAATTAAGTATGTTTAAGATTAAAGCAAAGCTCTgtgtttaaaattaaacacaGTGGTTTATGTAGAGTTGAGCAACGTAATCATCCCCTgacatttggttttatttagaGTCTCATAAAAGATTCTGGATTGCTGAAAAGCTGTCTCCTGTCTGCTGACGTAATTTTGGATTTTCAGTCTTTGTCAGCAAAAATCATTTCTCCTTAGTTTAAGATGCAATGTTTGAAAATCACAGTTGTTCCTAATAAAAcgcatttttttaataattcaccTGTAGATGCCCACATCTTTTAAGATTTCATGTTGCCCATGAATTTGGGAGATTGGCAATTCATTTAAAACAGACAAGATCGCTCTTCATGAGAGTTTTATTCAGTGAGAGGGTTGAGATAGTTCAAAATCCCTTCATTGTTTTAATGACTTATGACAGTTAATGATAGTTACCATTAAAGAAACTCTCTAGGGGGTTAGTTTCTTTATAACACAGTGGAATAATTGTAAAAAGatcatgtaaaataataaaaacgaCAAAAGCCAACCGtacaaatgtttaaagttttattaactcacagaaaatataaatatgtatatacagattcattaaaactttgttaaaataacagaaacgTTTGCATATGTCAGCCCTTTTTacgcataaaaaaaacatgaataatatcCTTCATTGACTCATGTAGTGAAAGACATTACCCACTaataacatttactttaaaCATCCTTTAAAGCCCATTTTCAAAAGAGGTGTGAGTCATTTCTCTGCATCGGTCACCACGCCACACAAAGATAGCAGTGGATAAAGAGAACAGATAAGAAGCTTATAAGAGCTCagtgtcagctgcagctcaaTACTCGCAAGATGTTTCCACGATGACCTCCTCAACACACACGTGAAGGTAGTAGCACTATACGTAGGGAACTTTTAGTGCCAACGTGTATCGTCAGTCAATATATTTAAGTACTTGCAAATTTTCAAAGACTTGACCTATGCTGACATTATTAATCTACATTGACTTAAATATGAGCACTTCCAAGAGGAAACAATTAGTCCTACTTCATGTAAGTTGCTCATCACAGAAACTTCCGCTTCTCGCACGCTTCCAAATCTCACGGCAGCAACCAAGCAGTGCCAATACACCCCTAGAAAACATCAAACTTCATCTGTAAAGACACTGTAGTGCACAGGAGGTTTTTAACTATCAATAACAGATACGCACAAGGACCTGTAGCACTATGGCAAATAAATTATAGCTGACAGCTGTGAGCTCCTTCACTTGCAGCAGAGAGGTCTGCTTTTCACCACGGAGTCAAGTACTGTACCAAGATCCTGGCAGGGATAGTTACAGTCAGAACGGTTTCACTTGTTCCAATAACGTCAATATATAACGCTCCCCAGGAGGGCCACAACCAGAAGTAAGATCTTATGCTCTGCAGGGAAACAAGATGTTGAGGTTTGTTAGGGACTGTATGTCGATGACAAGCTGAAATGGAGAGTACAGCACTGTCTAATAATGTTATCTTTATGGTTTGGTCTttgcaaacacagagagactggCAGCAGAAATGGCTGGACAGTGCCAGTGTAAGGCCGTGCTGTTACTAAAACTGGCTAAACATATGAAATGTTTGCATATACACGGCAGCAGGATCAACAATTGCATAGTCGatgttgatgctgatgctgctgcttatCCAGAAATCACTTTGTTCGGGTCAGGGAGGATCTCTGTCtgagattgattgattgattgattgattgattgattgattgattcaggATTTATTTAAGTTAACTCTCAACTCAGACTAAAGTGAGGTCAACCAAAAGTTAAATGATACGTCTCAGTCTTGCATACGATTTTGCACTATACACAAATTTACATTCACAGGTAAGGCCAGTGCAGCCACTTCAACagccctttttattttttttccctgcactGTGTACTAAGgtctttttataaaataaaatcatagaaaaataacattattaattTATACAGCTACGTAAATTAAGCCAACTGATAGAAAGGTGTGAGTGTTAGTGGTTTGTCTGTCAATTTTCAGGAGGGAAGAGGTGAAGGGACTCTGTTTGCGTCTGTGCTGAGAGGAGGCTCAGGTTCCAGATCGAAACTGATGTTAACAAACGAAGCTCCAGACGCTTCGGGCTGCTCCACGGTAGCAGGATGAGGATCGTCCTGGTCACCTCTCCGCTGCTCCACAAAGTGACGCTCCGCCATCTCAGACAGGCgattctcctcctcttcctcctcctcctgtgggagaacagtgtgtgtgtgtgtctgtgttaataCTGTTTATTTGAGACTTAAAGGTGTGGCTTTAGTCCTATTTATACATATGAAACtcaaggttgtgtgtgtgtgtgtgtgtgtgtgtgtgtacacgtgtcCTACCTCTTTCTTCATACGGTAGTACTCATCAATAGCATACTGGTATTTAGGAGTAGTGATGCCGAACAAAGAGGCCAGTCTTTCTCCCATGTAGTCACACACTAAaggaaacatacacacattcaaacaatgTGGTAAAACACCTTTTGATACATTCctaaagtacatatttgtgctgaacatttACTCTGGTCGGAAAACAGCTAGAAAATTCCAGGATTCCAGGATTTCCATGACCAGTAAGAACCCAGTAAGATGTGTTTGGTCCTTGCTAGCATGAACGCCAACTGAGACAGTGAACTACTTTACCTGAAATAGTGGAGGTGGCCATTCGCCACATGTGGAACCAGAAATACGGACCCCAGGTCAGTTTAGACTGAAAATATACACGAGAAGAGAATCATGACAATTGGACCTCACACCCACTGATCGTAAGAAGAACAAATATGGCAGGAAATTCCTTCTAAAGCGGCAATAAAGGACATTGAAGCAGCAGTGCAGTGTAGTGTCAAGATCTTCAACCTTCAAGCTTGACATTCACATTTGAACAACAGTGCttagaagaaagagagagagagacatgcaaCAAGTTCAAGAGTCATGTTCAACCCCTTAAAAACCTGCCTTAGGCCACCAGAGGGCTCCTGCATAATGTGAGGAACTGTAGGTAGCATATTACCTGAAGCACTGTGGCTTAGAATATTGTATAACACAAAAAGTGAGGAAACGTGTGGAATACGTTTACGTGGCATAcacagccaaaaaaaacctgaacatGTGGAGGAACGTTACGTTGAGCGATGAGTCCAGATTCTGCCTACGGCACAGTAGTAACATCTTTAGGTGGAGGAGGTGCGATGGtgtggaggcagtgtgatggtgtggaggcagtgtgatggTTGTGTGGAGgcagtgtggtggtggtgtggagGCAGGGTGATGGTGGtgtggaggcagtgtgatggTGTTGTGGAGGCAGTGTGGTGGTGTTTTGGAGGCAGTGTGGTGGTGTTTTGGAGgcagtgtggtggtggtgtggaggcagtgtgatggTGTGGAGCAGCATCTCACTCACAGAGACTGCCTCCAGAATTTGGACTAATCATTGCCAAGAAGCACTGTTACAAAGAAATAATCTCCCAAACACAAGTTTCCTTGTTTTTTGTGCATAGTTTATATAGTTTAATTAACTACTGCTTTAGGGTTCAGTCTTGTGTTTTTGCCTTGATTGCTCTACACCACCCACAGTGTCTGTAAAATGCTGATGGCTTCACCATAAAGCGACAGTAAAACTTGAATGATCTCAGCCTACCGAGTCTACAGTAATGACGTCCTTCTTCAcgtgctcttcctcctcctcctcctcctcttcatcggTGCTGTACTCCTCCATGGTCTCTCCACTGGCAAAGTAGATAGTCCTGCGGGGAACTTTCGCCCTCGTCTGTGCCCTCGCAGAGTCTCCCATCTCCACCCTCTCAAATTCTGTCCCCCCTTCTTGACtctgaaaaacagacaataacCAAAACTATTGgaaatatacagtttaaatatacagtttaaagAGCCCTCAAACTCTCTGACAGCAAAGAAACTCAAAGTTATTTAACTAACCTAAAGTGTAATTAAATTATCTATCTGTTTAGGTAGCATAGAGTCAGTCACACAAAGAGGGAGCTGAAGTTTACGTcgttactttttgtttgttgactgTTAGCTTCTCAGCTAAGGAAGTAATTCGCTATTAATCTAAACaaagtctttattattattatttgtcctttagaaacacaaaaaacGACGTGATGTCGTGTCGATCAAACTAACCGTATCGGTTTCCATGGTTTGTCCTAGTGAAACGTTGACATTACTTaaatacaaagacaaatctGCCATCTCAGTCACTCCGTGCAGCTCACTGCCAGTCTGCTGTCTGATCTGCTGGcactgcttcctgtctgactccttcagaataaaagcttttGCGCAAAACGGAACTACTTGACAGcgaaaaaaacactgtatcttcttgtatttttaaataaatgttctccACAAACACTGTATCttcttgtatttttaaataaatgttctccACAATATAGACTATCTTCCTAATTTCCAATAGAGCCACGTAGTTTACTTATTTTAAAGAGAGGTTTTATTGATAATATTGTTATTAAACCTAAACTAACATTTTGATcaatatcagaatcagaaatactttaataatcccagggttcccaaattatttttgttacaatactccaggtaaaataataaattatgtgcaacaatgcaaaagaaaaacaacaaagaaaaacaagcaaaataaaaacgCATACGTAAGAACAAAGAGTGTGCTTCTTGCGAAAAAATGTTTGTCGAATATAATtagttatctatctatctatctatctatctatctatctatctatctatctatctatctatctatctatctatctatctatctaactaactaaccaaccaacAATCTATGCTCTTATTTCGAAAGCACTGAGCGGAAGGTCCATACATCGTCCGCGTTACCTTGGCACTCGTAACACCGGGAGGGATCGGCTTGTGGTGTTTTGGTCCGGTCCGAGCCCACTCACCAAAATGACAGCGAGGAAGTCCGGCTCACGACTGGAGACCGAGATAGAGAGGTGCCGCTCAGAGAGTCAGTGGGACAAGATACCGGAGCTGGTGCGACAGCTGTCTGCCAAACTAATATCAAACGGTAAGAAATGTGCGAGCTTCCCCTTCTGGTTCGTTCATTCAGCCTGTCAGGCCTGCTCCCTGCTGACAGGCCTCGGTGTTTCCTGACAGCCGCAGCCGATGTTTGGAGTTCTCCAGCGCTGTGCTCTCTGGGTGAAGCCGGTTAGCTAGCAAAGGTCAAGAAAGAGACGTGTGTTTTTTCCACAGGGGATTTTACCACTTAAGAGCAAAGTGTTGAGTCCACGCTGAGATTCATAACGTTATATTGTCAGATATTTTAACATTGAGCTCCTGTGGTCTGACAGTTGTGCCCCTCCGGGCTCACTCAGCTCCTGTCAGGCGGAGCTCCAGTCTGCAGGTTTAACATGTCTCTGTTTGACTTGTGTGATGTTCTAACCACTttataaataaactgatttttcaTTGACGGCTTCGGACTGAAACTTGCTTGTTGGTGCGATGTGTGATTGCTAACATGCCAGCTGTCAAACTCCTGGCAGCAcatcatgaaacaaacacagcagggacCACTTCCTCTCTGTAATCTAACAACAGTCACACTTGAACCACACTTGTTTATTACATGCCTTAAAAGAATCACATTTAAATACCATTTCACACCTTGCCATGCCATTTAAATCCGCCTATTGTCATAACTAAAGAACTAATCACATCTTCTAACGAGGTGCTTGGATACTGGATGTACTCACTCCCCATCTTAATCTAAATCAATATGTTGTATTTTCAAACATAAATCACACTTTTATATGTGCCCTTTTGACAAAGCAATATacctattttatttaaaaatatatatatgatatagtataaaatatttgctgcatgtcatccctcttctccccactttcctgtctgcctccagCTGTGCCAATAAACCTTCTCCCcactttcctgtctgcctccagCTGTGCCAATAAACAAAGTTATATATTAACATATCACTCGTGGCGATACAATACATCATAGTAACCAGATAGTGATTGATGTCTCTTATTTCGTGCCTGGaatcttaaattaaaaagtattaataatacataattGTAGCCTGTATAAGCCATAGAAAGTTTAAAAACTACCTGAgcctaaatctaaaaaaaaaaatgcctatgCAATATAATTTGACACATGAGAGCTGTGAGCTGTGGTCACTGACGGGGATCAGTAAAAGGATTATAGTTCATTTTAAacctctaaacacacacacacacacacacacacacacacacacacacacacgattaaGAGACTTGTTAAGGCTGTACATAATTCTggctggtatgtgtgtgtaagcacagcagtgtttctccttacacagacacactgtgttGTAGAAGATTCATCTTATTTAGACCTTTACCAATTAATATTAGGGGGACATTTCAACCTTATACAGTGAACTATTTATTGCCctcaaattaaattcaaattagaCTCAGACTTATTTGGCCCAAGCTTCTTtaaaatttctttctttgtttttgtattgtgtgtgtgtgtgtgtgtgtgtgtgtgtgtgtgtgtgcacgtagATGACCTAGGGGAGCTGTTGCTGGGGGAATGCAAGCTTCAGACGTACTTGAAGGAGAACCCCATAAAACAGGGAGCCAGTCCCAGGGGTCCACGACCTAAACTGGTGGAGGTCAGGAAACACCTCACTGCTGCTCTGGACAGAGGAAACCTCAAGGTAACTATGGATGGACAGACG
This DNA window, taken from Larimichthys crocea isolate SSNF chromosome XXIV, L_crocea_2.0, whole genome shotgun sequence, encodes the following:
- the fam177a1 gene encoding protein FAM177A1, encoding MADLSLYLSNVNVSLGQTMETDTSQEGGTEFERVEMGDSARAQTRAKVPRRTIYFASGETMEEYSTDEEEEEEEEEHVKKDVITVDSSKLTWGPYFWFHMWRMATSTISVCDYMGERLASLFGITTPKYQYAIDEYYRMKKEEEEEEEENRLSEMAERHFVEQRRGDQDDPHPATVEQPEASGASFVNISFDLEPEPPLSTDANRVPSPLPS